The following are encoded together in the Triticum dicoccoides isolate Atlit2015 ecotype Zavitan chromosome 6B, WEW_v2.0, whole genome shotgun sequence genome:
- the LOC119321742 gene encoding uncharacterized protein LOC119321742, which yields MTLRDGAVDLWAMAAELERQFAGYKQRLASSGRISSLVDVDDDAHVLALDPAPDDDAGGGVVGNGRVEEEEEDAAVGGVRGRMYEAYTRRRDERLRSVWRARMERKEAEVMALWAQLDARAGPGRGGAGPATAEDDGAAGEQETEGGGERRRSSDVAAPGMVSGKKHPRTRRSFSSANLVKSTRPDVGIRRAVSQEPPEPPAGTDDGAGRKHGHRARPVTGAAPKRKALSGSKSASTKGHGSLRQAGPKPKPPRSFPRPSSSGGMEVVREAALPQNANVAAPMSDLGAASDIGEAQKASSRIPFLACDNGTVTENARAASPASDGGEVVDSAAPAVDGDEPEAKNGELASDLERRDAEEIVVRSPEAKLGNGEITSDSETEPSYVFIKKKAVVEEEEAARLSDALAGPGSDEPHIQVRNGTDEVPTAANAEEAPARGSADSVSSMSGRGSAPSSPPSCSSRAQSIERLLGEDAAQLRKRREDQSATGGRSVPAVSTPGSAGRRAYGAAPTTSPRGTAMGFKKRFLSFGKKNRGSREGATTVIVDCSSPTIDDDDGANERWPAAADSIRPRMLGSSPDAASDDTDQYAASPQACSLQSLVAAAASPAKSELCEIVPPEKSPKAHRSFFSLRSFNCGRS from the exons atGACGCTGCGCGACGGTGCCGTGGACCTGTGGGCGATGGCCGCGGAGCTGGAGCGGCAGTTCGCCGGGTACAAGCAGCGCCTGGCCTCCTCCGGGAGGATCAGCAGCCTCGTCGACGTCGACGACGACGCCCACGTCCTCGCCCTCGACCCCGCACCCGATGACGACGCCGGTGGCGGTGTCGTGGGCAAcggccgcgtcgaggaggaggaggaggacgcggcgGTCGGAGGCGTGCGGGGGAGGATGTACGAGGCGTACACGCGGCGGCGGGACGAGCGGCTGCGCTCTGTTTGGCGCGCGCgcatggagcgcaaggaggctgaggTCATGGCGCTCTGGGCGCAGCTCGACGCCCGCGCCGGGCCCGGACGCGGCGGCGCTGGCCCGGCCACCGCGGAGGACGACGGCGCGGCCGGAGAG CAGGAAACCGAGGGCGGCGGCGAGAGGAGAAGGAGCTCTGACGTGGCTGCTCCGGGCATGGTCTCCGGCAAGAAGCACCCGCGCACCAGGAGGAGCTTCTCGTCGGCCAACCTGGTCAAAAGCACCCGCCCTGACGTCGGGATACGGCGCGCGGTCTCGCAGGAACCACCCGAGCCACCGGCAGGCACTGACGACGGCGCCGGCAGGAAGCACGGCCACCGAGCCCGGCCAGTGACCGGCGCCGCGCCGAAGCGCAAGGCCTTGTCGGGGAGCAAGAGCGCCTCGACGAAGGGGCACGGCTCACTCAGGCAGGCTGGCCCGAAGCCGAAGCCGCCGCGCAGCTTCCCCCGGCCGTCCAGCTCCGGCGGCATGGAGGTTGTCAGGGAAGCAGCGCTGCCGCAGAACGCGAACGTGGCTGCACCGATGAGCGACCTTGGTGCTGCTTCCGACATTGGTGAAGCTCAGAAGGCTTCTTCCCGAATACCGTTCTTGGCGTGTGACAATGGCACTGTCACCGAGAACGCGCGAGCCGCTTCGCCGGCATCAGATGGCGGCGAGGTAGTGGACAGTGCAGCTCCAGCAGTAGATGGCGACgaacctgaagcgaagaatggagagCTCGCCAGCGACCTGGAGAGACGCGATGCCGAGGAGATCGTGGTGCGGTCGCCGGAGGCGAAGCTTGGTAACGGAGAGATCACCAGCGACTCGGAGACCGAGCCGAGCTacgtcttcatcaagaagaaggccgtcgttgaggaggaggaagccgcgagGCTCTCTGACGCATTGGCTGGACCAGGATCTGATGAACCACATATCCAGGTCAGGAATGGCACAGACGAGGTGCCGACGGCGGCGAATGCCGAAGAAGCGCCGGCGAGGGGAAGCGCCGACTCGGTCTCCTCCATGTCAGGCCGGGGCTCCGCTCCCAGCAGCCCGCCCTCCTGCAGCTCCCGGGCCCAGTCCATCGAGAGGCTGCTCGGGGAGGACGCCGCGCAGCTGCGGAAGAGGCGAGAGGACCAGAGCGCCACCGGAGGGAGGAGCGTCCCGGCGGTGTCGACAccgggcagcgcggggagaagggcCTACGGCGCGGCGCCGACGACGTCTCCGAGAGGGACGGCGATGGGGTTCAAGAAGAGGTTCCTGAGCTTCGGGAAGAAGAACAGAGGCAGCAGGGAGGGCGCTACCACGGTCATCGTCGACTGCAGCTCTCCGACgatcgacgacgacgacggcgcgaACGAGCGGTGGCCGGCCGCCGCCGACTCGATCAGGCCCAGGATGCTGGGCTCCTCCCCGGACGCTGCCTCCGACGACACGGATCAATATGCCGCCTCGCCACAGG CCTGCTCTCTGCAGAGCCTCGTGGCTGCTGCTGCTTCTCCTGCAAAGTCTGAGCTGTGTGAGATAGTTCCACCAGAGAAATCACCAAAAG CTCACCGTTCGTTCTTCTCGCTCCGGTCCTTCAACTGTGGCCGGAGCTAG